The Saccharomyces paradoxus chromosome XV, complete sequence DNA window GAATTTTTGTTGGCATGCAAATAATCTTCACTAATAGAGGCAACTCCCATAACCCACTCGTGGGCCACAGTACCGATAGGCTTAACTCCATACTTCTTGgcaaataaaatatttgatgTACCTAACAATAGTGGTTTGTTTCTGCTTGGATTAGCGTTAACAGCTTTCATAATGCCTTGCATAATCAAATCTTGAGTCTTCAAGGATCTGCGACGTCTTGTACCAAATTCACTGAATTTAATACCATTATCAAATAAAGCTTCCGCCTTCTTCATGGCTTGCTCTAATTGGTTTTCGTAGTCCCAGTCAGTGTCTACAAATCTGAAATAAGCCTCTGATATTAAGGACAATAAGGGAATCTCGTAAAGGATAGTATCCTTCCAGCTACCACTaaccaaaattttcaatttgtaGTGGGAGGGTTTGCcctcaatttcttctgaagTGAAGGCAATTTGCTCCTCAGGGTTTAGTTTGTAGTTAGAACTACTAATATACTTGATATAGGAAGATGGTAAATATGGGATTTCCTTTTGTAGGTATTCAATTTCCTCTTCTGTAAACCTCAAATTTCCCAAATACGaaaattgttcttttaGCCAATCGATGGCTTCCTTATTGAAGGACAATTGAGACGACCTGTTAGTATACTTATAGGTAACTGTAACATCTGGAAAATTAGTGAAGACAGCAGCATGCATCGTAATCTTGTACATGTCCGTGTCCAAAAGAGACTTTATCACTGGTTCTGACATGGTTATCTTGCTTGGCGAAATCAGTTACAAATGGCT harbors:
- the NPT1 gene encoding nicotinate phosphoribosyltransferase (Nicotinate phosphoribosyltransferase~similar to YOR209C), yielding MSEPVIKSLLDTDMYKITMHAAVFTNFPDVTVTYKYTNRSSQLSFNKEAIDWLKEQFSYLGNLRFTEEEIEYLQKEIPYLPSSYIKYISSSNYKLNPEEQIAFTSEEIEGKPSHYKLKILVSGSWKDTILYEIPLLSLISEAYFRFVDTDWDYENQLEQAMKKAEALFDNGIKFSEFGTRRRRSLKTQDLIMQGIMKAVNANPSRNKPLLLGTSNILFAKKYGVKPIGTVAHEWVMGVASISEDYLHANKNSMDYWINTFGAKNAGLALTDTFGTDDFLKAFRPPYSDAYVGVRQDSGDPVEYTKKIAHHYHDVLKLPKFSKIVCYSDSLNVEKAITYSHAAKENGMLATFGIGTNFTNDFHKKSQPQVKSEPLNIVIKLLEANGNHAIKISDNLGKNMGDPATVKRVKEELGYTERSWSGDNEAHRWT